From the genome of Populus trichocarpa isolate Nisqually-1 chromosome 15, P.trichocarpa_v4.1, whole genome shotgun sequence, one region includes:
- the LOC7464514 gene encoding uncharacterized protein LOC7464514, producing MGYVLRVRLASFFAGAATASFAGLYLLYKDFKVAHDAISQQVESVHESLDRRISNLEKLKQNEASQPLQAAE from the exons aTGGGTTACGTATTGAGAGTAAGATTGGCTTCATTCTTTGCAGGAGCAGCAACAGCATCATTTGCAGGACTCTATCTCCTTTACAAAGATTTCAAGGTTGCCCATGATGCCATCTCTCAACAG GTGGAAAGCGTTCATGAGTCACTGGATAGACGGATCTCTAATTtggaaaaattgaaacaaaatgaaGCTTCACAACCTCTGCAAGCAGCAGAGTAG
- the LOC7475151 gene encoding cytochrome P450 89A2 has product MDHWFLILISISLSISIPGLLKFILNRYFISKKPAHHKLPPSPQSIPVISNFLWLGRISPSNIHSILNPLHAKLGPILTIYFGFRPVIFIADRFLAHKALIQKGALFASRPPASETQRFRGSNRRLVSLSFYGPTWRLLRQNLTKNVLHPSCAKYSAHSRRWALQILKNRLESQAKSGQPVCLREHFLYAIFCLLGVICFGDKVDEDQIKQIQEVVHRAFLSSRRFDTLNLWPRVTKIVLRRRWEELLQLRQSVQDVTIPLIRARKKLQEEERTGMDTHHDHVVPYVDTLLALEFPDDKRKLDEEEISNLCGEFLNAGTDTTTTALEWIMANLVKYPKIQEKLFMEIKGVVGDGDVKEVNESDLKKMSYLKAVILEGLRRHSPARFLIPHAVTEDFVLNNEYLIPKNAAINFLVAEMGWDPKVWEDPMAFKPERFLNHENGITKEFDITGSREIKMMPFGAGRRICPGYQLSMLLLEFYVANLVWKYEWKAVDGNDVDLSEKIEHIMAMRNPLQVHLSPR; this is encoded by the coding sequence ATGGATCATTGGTTCCTCATCCTCATTTCTATCTCCCTCTCCATCTCCATCCCCGGCCTCCTCAAATTCATTCTCAACAGATACTTCATCAGCAAGAAGCCCGCTCACCACAAACTCCCTCCAAGCCCCCAATCGATTCCAGTGATTAGCAACTTCCTATGGCTCGGCCGCATATCTCCCTCTAATATCCACTCCATCCTCAACCCACTACATGCCAAGCTTGGCCCAATCCTAACTATCTACTTCGGCTTTCGCCCTGTCATCTTTATAGCTGACCGCTTCCTCGCTCACAAGGCCTTGATCCAAAAGGGTGCCCTCTTTGCTAGCCGTCCACCAGCTTCTGAGACTCAAAGATTTCGCGGCAGCAATCGGCGACTTGTTAGTCTTTCTTTCTATGGCCCGACTTGGCGTCTCCTGCGGCAAAACCTTACCAAAAACGTTCTCCATCCTTCCTGCGCGAAATATTCCGCTCATTCCCGCCGTTGGGCGCTACAAATCCTTAAGAATCGTCTGGAATCCCAAGCAAAATCTGGTCAGCCTGTTTGTTTGAGGGAGCACTTTCTATATGCCATCTTTTGCCTGTTAGGCGTAATATGTTTTGGTGACAAGGTTGATGAAGACCAGATTAAACAAATCCAGGAAGTAGTGCATCGAGCGTTTTTGAGTTCTCGGAGGTTCGATACGCTCAATTTATGGCCAAGAGTGACCAAGATCGTGTTGCGTAGACGCTGGGAGGAATTATTACAGCTACGTCAAAGCGTACAAGATGTAACAATTCCCTTAATAAGAGCTAGAAAGAAGTTGCAAGAGGAAGAGAGGACAGGCATGGACACTCACCATGATCATGTTGTACCTTATGTTGATACATTATTAGCTCTGGAATTTCCCGATGATAAAAGAAAACTCGACGAGGAGGAAATTTCTAATTTATGCGGCGAATTTCTAAATGCGGGCACTGATACTACCACAACTGCCTTGGAATGGATCATGGCAAATCTGGTTAAATAcccaaaaattcaagaaaagttATTCATGGAGATTAAAGGGGTTGTTGGAGATGGAGATGTGAAGGAGGTCAACGAATCTGATTTGAAAAAGATGTCGTATTTGAAAGCAGTGATTTTGGAAGGCCTGAGGCGGCATTCTCCTGCACGTTTTCTGATTCCACATGCGGTGACGgaagattttgttttgaataatgaATATTTGATACCAAAGAATGCAGCCATAAATTTCCTGGTTGCCGAGATGGGGTGGGATCCAAAGGTGTGGGAAGATCCCATGGCATTCAAGCCGGAAAGGTTTCTGAATCATGAGAACGGAATTACgaaagaatttgatatcacaggGAGTAGGGAGATTAAAATGATGCCATTTGGTGCAGGGAGGAGAATTTGTCCCGGTTACCAATTATCCATGCTTCTTCTGGAATTTTATGTGGCTAATTTAGTTTGGAAATATGAGTGGAAGGCTGTTGACGGAAATGATGTTGATTTGTCCGAGAAGATAGAGCATATAATGGCGATGAGAAATCCATTGCAGGTCCACTTATCCCCAAGGTAG
- the LOC7475152 gene encoding LOW QUALITY PROTEIN: growth-regulating factor 4 (The sequence of the model RefSeq protein was modified relative to this genomic sequence to represent the inferred CDS: inserted 1 base in 1 codon): MRINYGFDVSDKAAKERNMTSDVDFGVKLHQPIDHHQSFPFRRTTMMVHHANHHRPFDNGPTSSYDRNKSLINYSREHIYSVGACGGAVGVRTLQPFDTSESIITTASAFKSPGGNMAASLGFPFTNAQWNELERQAMIYKYMVSSNHVPPHLLIPTPLMGNGLDVRFTKRADLEPGRCRRTDGKKWRCSRDVAPDKKYCERHMHRGRPRSRKHVELNTSSNSNSNKKSRHNPSICTESPVTVAISNPTINNNNSSSASHDHFVGTMPQPYIQTPVFVNKTSEKIATFDANGAFGSTYKEPRSFDWMLKGGTGPIVTNDQQWPHLVHTEIGLATEGSFNNASVLKQHYREESLNLNSYGNLNAREDQHRSQYSLFLDGAPRSYIDAWSNDANSGNTSSVSSDGKLPLSPLSLSMGGNRSVDDEMGQIQMGLGLIKPDQNQECGGDTSSTPGGPLAEVLQLRTVNINTGTNQSSSVIENGDSICPPATRVSSPSEVLQKTHASLSDSSGNXSPTLASSRTKPEIAMLWLNQA; encoded by the exons atgagaATAAATTATGGGTTTGACGTCTCAGACAAAGCAGCCAAGGAAAGAAACATGACTAGTGATGTTGATTTTGGTGTGAAGCTACACCAACCTATTGATCATCATCAATCATTCCCCTTTAGGAGGACTACTATGATGGTTCATCATGCTAATCACCACCGTCCATTTGATAATGGTCCCACATCATCATATGATAGAAACAAGTCCTTAATCAACTATAGTCGTGAACATATATACAGTGTTGGTGCTTGTGGTGGTGCAGTTGGGGTTAGGACTTTGCAGCCTTTTGACACTTCTGAATCAATTATCACTACAGCTTCTGCCTTCAAATCTCCAG GTGGCAATATGGCAGCATCCTTGGGGTTTCCTTTTACAAATGCACAATGGAACGAGCTTGAAAGACAAGCCATGATATACAAGTACATGGTGTCTTCAAATCATGTGCCTCCTCATCTTCTAATCCCAACCCCATTAA TGGGAAATGGACTGGATGTGAGGTTCACAAAAAGGGCAGATCTAGAGCCAGGGAGGTGCAGGAGAACAGATGGGAAGAAATGGAGGTGCTCAAGAGATGTGGCACCTGATAAAAAATACTGTGAGCGTCATATGCATAGAGGCAGACCCCGTTCAAGAAAGCATGTGGAACTCAATAccagcagcaacagcaacagcaacaagaAGAGCCGCCATAATCCTTCTATCTGTACAGAATCTCCTGTTACTGTGGCAATTTCTAACCCCactatcaacaacaacaacagtagCTCTGCTTCTCATGATCATTTTGTTGGGACTATGCCTCAGCCATATATTCAGACCCCAGTTTTTGTAAACAAAACCAGTGAAAAGATTGCAACTTTTGATGCTAACGGAGCCTTTGGTTCTACATACAAGGAACCCAG GAGCTTTGACTGGATGTTGAAAGGGGGAACTGGTCCTATTGTCACAAATGATCAACAATGGCCACATCTAGTGCACACAGAAATTGGACTTGCTACTGAAGGTTCCTTTAACAATGCTTCTGTTCTCAAGCAGCACTACCGAGAAGAGTCTCTGAATCTGAACTCATATGGAAATCTTAATGCTAGAGAAGATCAACACCGCAGCCAATATAGTCTATTTCTTGATGGGGCTCCAAGGAGTTATATTGATGCATGGTCTAATGATGCAAATTCTGGAAACACAAGTTCTGTGTCCTCAGATGGGAAGCTCCCTCTTTCGCCACTCAGTCTATCAATGGGAGGCAATAGGTCTGTTGATGATGAAATGGGTCAGATCCAAATGGGCTTAGGCCTAATCAAACCAGATCAAAACCAAGAATGTGGCGGTGACACCAGCAGCACACCAGGCGGGCCCTTAGCGGAGGTGTTACAATTGAGGACAGTCAACATCAATACAGGAACTAATCAATCTTCTTCTGTGATTGAAAATGGAGATTCTATTTGTCCTCCAGCCACTAGAGTCTCTTCACCATCTGAGGTTTTGCAGAAAACACATGCCTCACTTTCTGATAGCAGTGGTA AGAGTCCAACACTTGCCAGTTCAAGGACCAAACCTGAAATTGCCATGCTTTGGTTAAATCAAGCCTAA